In one Actinomyces trachealis genomic region, the following are encoded:
- a CDS encoding AMP-dependent synthetase/ligase, with the protein MPMHAGMTGPWALVQRVQRNPEAPLIARKSSLGRSWREMSAAAFRDRVREVAAGLVTKGLQPGDAVAIMAHTCYEWTLLDFAAWEAGLVVVPVYETSSAEQAEWILTDAKARLVVVEHEAMELMVNTLKAKNKALAELEVLCLSREAITELVLAGKDVSPSELDLRTAALTTGTLATVVYTSGTTGRPKGAELSHGNLIGLSINSCQFVPEVLEAPDARTLLFLPLAHVLGRFVEIAVICSSHGVLGHAPDVKNLVTDLATFQPTFVPAVPRVFEKIYNAADARVQGTRQKIFRLAAKTAIAYSRALDTPQGPSRGLRAQHAAFDRMVYSTLRKILGGKVRHVISGGGPLGERLGHFFRGAGVTVLEGYGLTETSAPCSVTIPKTMAIGTVGNPLPGTTIRIDDDGEILIKGIGVFQGYHNNPEATAEVLTEDGWLRSGDIGSFDEQGFLRITGRKKELIVTAGGKNVAPTVLEDRLRGHPLVSQVLVVGDNRPCIGALVTLDAEMLPMWLSSHGLEQMDAVDAAEDPRVRAALEQAVSRANEAVSRAESIRTFKVLPTDFTVANGLLTPSLKVRRARAAERYAAEIDSLYEGPVR; encoded by the coding sequence ATGCCCATGCACGCAGGCATGACCGGCCCCTGGGCCCTGGTCCAGCGCGTGCAACGCAACCCTGAAGCACCGCTGATCGCCCGCAAGTCCTCCCTGGGGCGCTCCTGGCGGGAGATGAGCGCGGCAGCCTTCCGTGACCGTGTGCGAGAAGTAGCGGCCGGACTGGTCACTAAGGGCCTGCAGCCAGGCGACGCCGTCGCCATCATGGCGCACACCTGTTACGAGTGGACCTTGCTGGACTTCGCCGCCTGGGAAGCCGGACTGGTGGTGGTGCCCGTATATGAGACCTCCTCAGCTGAGCAGGCCGAATGGATCCTCACGGACGCCAAGGCGCGCCTGGTGGTGGTGGAGCACGAGGCCATGGAGCTCATGGTTAACACGCTAAAGGCTAAGAACAAGGCCTTGGCTGAGCTGGAGGTCCTGTGCCTGTCTCGTGAAGCCATTACTGAGTTGGTGCTCGCAGGTAAGGACGTCTCCCCCAGCGAACTCGATCTGCGCACCGCCGCACTGACCACGGGCACCCTAGCCACCGTCGTCTACACCTCCGGCACCACGGGCCGCCCCAAAGGCGCTGAGCTGAGCCACGGCAACCTGATCGGCCTGTCCATCAACAGCTGTCAGTTTGTGCCTGAGGTTCTGGAGGCCCCAGACGCCCGGACCCTGCTGTTCCTGCCGCTGGCGCACGTGTTGGGGCGTTTCGTGGAGATAGCGGTCATCTGCTCCTCGCACGGCGTACTGGGCCACGCCCCAGACGTGAAAAACCTGGTGACGGACCTGGCCACCTTCCAACCCACCTTCGTGCCTGCGGTCCCCCGCGTCTTTGAGAAAATCTACAACGCCGCTGACGCCCGCGTCCAGGGCACCAGGCAGAAAATCTTCCGCCTAGCCGCTAAGACCGCTATCGCTTACTCACGTGCCCTGGACACCCCACAAGGCCCTTCCCGCGGTCTGCGTGCACAGCACGCTGCCTTCGACCGAATGGTGTACAGCACACTGCGCAAAATCCTGGGCGGCAAGGTGCGGCACGTGATCTCCGGTGGGGGACCTTTAGGGGAGCGCCTGGGGCACTTCTTCCGTGGGGCTGGGGTGACGGTGCTGGAGGGGTACGGTTTGACGGAGACCTCTGCACCCTGCTCGGTGACGATCCCTAAGACCATGGCGATCGGCACCGTGGGTAACCCGCTGCCTGGTACCACGATCCGCATCGACGACGACGGTGAGATCCTTATCAAGGGCATTGGCGTCTTCCAGGGCTATCACAATAATCCGGAGGCCACTGCTGAGGTGCTCACTGAGGACGGCTGGCTGCGTTCAGGAGACATTGGCTCCTTCGATGAGCAGGGCTTCCTGCGGATCACTGGCCGTAAGAAGGAGTTGATCGTGACCGCAGGGGGCAAGAATGTGGCCCCGACGGTGCTGGAGGACCGGCTGCGCGGCCACCCGCTGGTCTCTCAGGTGCTGGTGGTGGGTGACAATCGCCCCTGTATCGGCGCGCTGGTGACCCTTGATGCGGAGATGCTGCCCATGTGGTTGTCCAGCCACGGTCTGGAGCAAATGGATGCTGTGGACGCGGCTGAGGACCCGCGTGTCCGGGCAGCCTTGGAGCAGGCGGTCTCCCGCGCTAATGAGGCGGTCTCCCGTGCCGAGTCGATCCGTACCTTCAAGGTGCTGCCCACGGACTTCACGGTGGCCAACGGCCTGCTCACGCCCTCGCTGAAGGTGCGCCGGGCCCGGGCCGCGGAGCGTTACGCGGCAGAGATCGACTCGCTCTACGAGGGCCCTGTGCGCTGA
- a CDS encoding AMP-dependent synthetase/ligase: protein MSEGVASSPLTQEPPQYCTVPWILADRVRRDPDSIIIEHKTHLGRGWQKITARYFAEEVARIAMGLMGMGLQKGQSVALMARTSYEWTLLDLAIARAGLVSVPIYETDSADQVEWILTDSDVRLVITDSAALAELVRGAVEAARKADPQLHEIPVLILARDALTRLTEAGHKVTRPELDARTDSLTTDDLYSVIYTSGTTGKPKGVELTHRNAAGLAWNGVRWLPELLWAKDARLLLFLPLAHSYARFLQLLALAGNGVLGHSDPKTLLPDLKAFAPTYVLAVPRVLEKIYNAADAKAGTGLRLRTFRWAAKVAIQYSRALDTPEGPSASLATSRQLADHLVYRKLRALLGPNAKYIISGGGPLGDRLGHFYRGVGLIVLEGYGLTETIGPTAVNLPRMNKIGTVGPPVCGDQVRIGTDGEIEVHGVGVFLRYRNNPQANEESFTQDGWFRTGDIGTIDADGWITITGRKKELIVTAGGKNVAPAVLEDRLRGHPLVSQVLVVGDQKPFISALITLDSEMLPQWLTNHGLPEMDVATAATNPQVLAKLDQAVARTNRAVSRAESIRSYRVLTSDFTEANGLLTPSLKVKRKAVLERFSEVVDDIYKSVKAGPQD, encoded by the coding sequence CTGGATTCTGGCGGACCGTGTGCGGCGTGACCCTGACTCGATCATCATTGAGCACAAGACGCACCTAGGGCGCGGCTGGCAGAAAATCACCGCCCGCTACTTCGCGGAGGAGGTCGCACGCATCGCCATGGGCCTCATGGGTATGGGCCTGCAAAAAGGCCAGTCCGTAGCTCTCATGGCCCGCACTTCCTACGAGTGGACACTCCTGGACCTGGCGATTGCCCGTGCTGGCCTGGTCAGCGTGCCGATCTACGAAACTGACTCAGCTGACCAGGTGGAGTGGATCCTCACCGACTCAGACGTCCGCCTGGTCATTACTGACTCCGCCGCCCTGGCTGAGCTGGTTCGCGGTGCCGTCGAGGCTGCACGCAAAGCCGACCCACAGCTTCACGAGATTCCGGTGCTGATCCTGGCACGGGACGCCCTCACCCGCCTAACAGAAGCTGGCCACAAGGTCACCCGCCCGGAACTGGATGCCCGCACCGACTCCCTGACCACGGATGACCTCTATTCGGTCATCTACACCTCCGGAACCACCGGCAAACCCAAGGGAGTGGAGCTCACTCACCGTAATGCTGCTGGCCTGGCCTGGAACGGTGTGCGTTGGCTCCCCGAACTGTTGTGGGCAAAAGACGCCCGCCTGTTGTTGTTCCTGCCTTTGGCGCACTCCTACGCCCGGTTTCTGCAATTGCTGGCTTTGGCGGGCAACGGCGTCCTAGGCCATTCTGACCCCAAGACTCTGCTGCCAGACCTTAAGGCTTTCGCCCCCACCTATGTGCTGGCCGTGCCGCGGGTGCTGGAGAAGATCTACAACGCGGCGGATGCCAAGGCTGGCACGGGCCTGCGTCTGCGTACCTTCCGCTGGGCCGCGAAGGTAGCGATCCAGTACTCCCGTGCCCTGGACACCCCTGAAGGGCCTTCTGCGTCCCTGGCCACCAGCCGCCAGCTGGCTGATCACCTGGTCTACCGCAAGCTGCGCGCCCTGTTAGGCCCCAACGCCAAGTACATCATCTCCGGTGGCGGACCCCTCGGTGACCGTTTAGGGCATTTCTACCGTGGTGTCGGATTGATTGTCTTGGAGGGTTATGGCCTGACTGAGACGATTGGCCCTACCGCAGTGAACCTGCCCCGGATGAACAAGATTGGCACCGTCGGCCCGCCCGTGTGCGGAGACCAGGTTCGCATCGGCACGGATGGCGAGATTGAGGTCCATGGAGTCGGTGTCTTCCTCCGCTACCGGAACAACCCACAGGCCAATGAGGAGTCCTTCACGCAGGACGGTTGGTTCCGCACCGGGGACATCGGCACCATCGACGCCGACGGCTGGATTACCATCACCGGCCGTAAAAAGGAGCTGATCGTTACCGCAGGTGGAAAGAACGTGGCCCCAGCGGTGCTGGAGGACCGGCTGCGCGGGCACCCACTGGTCTCCCAAGTGCTCGTGGTCGGGGATCAGAAGCCGTTCATTTCCGCGCTCATCACCTTGGACTCTGAGATGCTGCCACAGTGGCTTACCAACCATGGTCTACCTGAGATGGATGTGGCCACTGCAGCAACCAACCCACAGGTACTGGCCAAGCTGGACCAGGCCGTGGCCCGCACCAACCGGGCGGTTTCGCGCGCTGAGTCGATCCGCTCCTACCGGGTGCTCACTAGTGACTTCACAGAGGCAAACGGCTTGTTGACGCCGTCGTTGAAGGTGAAGCGAAAGGCTGTGCTGGAGCGTTTTTCCGAGGTCGTTGATGACATCTACAAGTCAGTGAAGGCCGGGCCGCAAGACTGA